In Brachypodium distachyon strain Bd21 chromosome 2, Brachypodium_distachyon_v3.0, whole genome shotgun sequence, one genomic interval encodes:
- the LOC112270750 gene encoding uncharacterized protein LOC112270750, with product MTNRISPVGDRIISSNQTAFIKGRYILESVVSAHEIIHYAHQSKNPGLVLKLDYEKAYDRINWEFLDEMLASRGFGAIWRRWIKSILANGSFSVKINNSIGSYVIAGKDLKQGDPLSLILFNFVADVFSKMLYKAAQANLIRGLLPQVVQGGLISLEFALIFCCKLGSFPFKYLGVPLHYSKLRKKDLQPIVDKVIKRISGWKGRFLSYGGIAWAASAAKMGYRWKVGNGKTVKFREDVWFGHSCLATQFWDLYTIANEHYLPTADIWDGDQLKLSFRRSFSESLWLVGEKLEKYTEHLGHGVCIMPPVELALPKGSTGVAGELLQSDGTHEVRAAADRVVLKPRSGAWSVEELQFHLSTTNWFSAGRQMYV from the exons ATGACTAACAGGATTTCTCCTGTTGGTGATAGAATTATCTCTTCTAATCAGACCGCTTTTATCAAGGGCAGATACATTCTTGAGAGTGTGGTCTCTGCCCATGAAATCATCCATTATGCCCACCAGTCAAAGAACCCTGGTCTTGTTTTAAAACTTGATTATGAGAAGGCTTATGACAGGATTAACTGGGAGTTCCTTGACGAGATGTTAGCTTCTCGTGGCTTTGGTGCTATTTGGAGGAGGTGGATTAAAAGCATCCTAGCCAATGGGTCTTTTAGTGTTAAAATTAACAACTCTATTGGATCCTATGTCATTGCTGGCAAGGATCTGAAGCAGGGTGATCCTCTCTCCCTCATCCTCTTCAATTTTGTTGCTGATGTTTTCTCAAAGATGCTTTACAAAGCTGCCCAAGCCAATCTGATCCGGGGACTACTCCCTCAGGTTGTGCAGGGAGGTCTCATTAGCTT AGAATTTGCCCTTATTTTCTGCTGCAAGCTGGGCTCTTTCCCCTTCAAGTATTTGGGTGTCCCTCTTCACTACTCCAAGCTGAGAAAAAAGGATCTGCAACCTATTGTTGATAAAGTGATTAAAAGAATTTCTGGCTGGAAGGGCAGGTTTCTCTCTTATGGGG GGATTGCCTGGGCTGCTAGTGCTGCCAAGATGGGCTACAGGTGGAAAGTTGGGAATGGAAAAACTGTGAAATTTAGGGAGGATGTGTGGTTTGGTCATTCCTGTCTTGCTACTCAGTTCTGGGATCTATACACTATTGCTAACGAACATTATCTCCCCACCGCAGATATTTGGGATGGGGACCAACTGAAACTTTCCTTTCGTCGTTCTTTCTCTGAATCACTTTGGCTCGTTG GAGAGAAGCTGGAGAAGTACACTGAGCATCTGGGACATGGCGTCTGCATCATGCCGCCGGTGGAGCTTGCTCTGCCGAAAGGAAGCACTGGCGTTGCTGGAGAACTTCTTCAGAGTGATGGAACACATGAGGTCCGAGCTGCTGCGGATCGCGTGGTACTGAAGCCTCGTTCTGGAGCTTGGTCTGTTGAGGAGCTGCAGTTTCATCTGTCAACGACAAACTGGTTCTCGGCTGGGCGGCAGATGTATGTCTGA